One genomic region from Terriglobales bacterium encodes:
- a CDS encoding NAD(P)H-binding protein, translated as MPDVTHSVLVAGAPGYMGRRLIPVMMNRGHDVRALVRPGSEHKLSSQCQTVMGDPLRRETYADRIAPADTWVHLVGVPHPGPSKAADFRAIDLKSVEEAVPSAVKAGIGHLVYVSVAHPAPVMKAYIEVRQQCEQIIRDSGLRATILRPWYVLGEGHRWPVVLKPAYWLLENCPARVMPLAVSGWSRSDGAGAGRGGSSRAAPDCFRRRDPKNLVSAGFRKTPGPSTRTGVVVPRPRLGSHDGI; from the coding sequence ATGCCCGACGTAACCCACTCCGTGCTCGTAGCAGGCGCCCCAGGATACATGGGCCGGCGCCTAATCCCCGTCATGATGAACCGCGGCCATGACGTGCGCGCGCTGGTGCGGCCTGGTTCCGAGCACAAGCTGTCATCGCAATGCCAGACGGTGATGGGCGATCCACTCCGCCGCGAAACCTATGCCGATCGAATCGCGCCCGCCGATACCTGGGTCCATCTGGTGGGCGTGCCTCACCCTGGTCCGTCTAAAGCCGCCGATTTTCGGGCCATTGATCTGAAATCGGTTGAAGAGGCAGTGCCCTCAGCAGTGAAAGCCGGTATTGGCCATCTTGTCTATGTCAGCGTGGCGCATCCCGCCCCGGTAATGAAGGCCTACATTGAAGTACGGCAGCAGTGCGAACAGATTATTCGCGACAGCGGCCTGCGAGCCACCATTCTGCGCCCCTGGTATGTTCTCGGGGAGGGCCACCGCTGGCCTGTGGTGCTGAAGCCCGCATACTGGCTTTTAGAGAATTGCCCGGCACGCGTGATGCCGCTCGCCGTCTCGGGCTGGTCACGATCAGATGGCGCTGGCGCAGGCCGTGGAGGATCCTCCCGAGCGGCTCCGGATTGTTTCCGTCGAAGAGATCCGAAGAACCTCGTGAGCGCTGGCTTTCGCAAAACACCTGGCCCCTCGACTCGGACCGGGGTGGTTGTTCCTCGTCCTCGCTTAGGGTCACATGATGGGATCTAG